The Ancylothrix sp. D3o genome has a segment encoding these proteins:
- the secF gene encoding protein translocase subunit SecF, with protein sequence MKLNVIKKRSLWWGISSAVIIAGILAMIISCLNPDIRAPLRPSLDFIGGTRLQFELDCSKPNNCGKPIDTATVREVLATQNLAGSSIQVLGDEKHALSIRTKTLNVEQRDQLEEALTQKLGTFNPQATQIDSVGPTLGRQIFSSGLLALFLSFAGITVYLTFRFQLDYAFFAFVALFHDVLVTVGIFSILGLVLGVEVDSLFIVALLTIIGFSVNDTVVIYDRVREVLKLHPELHINQVVDDAVNQTLTRSINTTFTTLLTLFAIFIFGGETLKFFALALIIGFAAGAYSSIFIASTLLAWWRERIGQAILKPEMAADKQ encoded by the coding sequence ATGAAACTCAACGTTATTAAAAAGCGGTCACTTTGGTGGGGCATTTCCAGCGCGGTTATTATTGCCGGCATCCTTGCCATGATTATTTCTTGTCTCAATCCTGATATCCGTGCTCCCTTGCGTCCCAGCCTTGATTTTATTGGCGGTACACGCTTACAATTTGAGCTTGATTGTAGCAAACCAAATAACTGTGGTAAACCTATTGATACCGCAACTGTTCGAGAAGTTTTGGCAACGCAAAATCTGGCCGGTAGCAGCATTCAAGTTTTGGGAGATGAAAAGCACGCTCTTTCTATTCGCACAAAAACTTTAAATGTTGAACAACGGGATCAGTTAGAAGAAGCCCTCACCCAAAAACTCGGTACTTTTAACCCCCAAGCTACTCAAATTGATAGCGTCGGGCCAACTTTAGGCCGGCAAATTTTCTCGTCTGGGTTGTTGGCTTTGTTTCTTTCTTTTGCGGGTATTACTGTTTACCTGACGTTTCGTTTTCAGCTTGATTATGCCTTTTTTGCCTTTGTGGCTCTCTTTCACGATGTTTTAGTTACGGTGGGCATTTTCTCGATTCTCGGTTTAGTTTTGGGGGTAGAAGTTGATAGTTTATTTATCGTTGCCCTCTTGACAATTATCGGATTTTCTGTTAATGATACGGTGGTTATTTATGACCGAGTTCGAGAAGTTTTGAAACTGCATCCAGAACTACATATAAACCAAGTTGTTGATGATGCCGTTAATCAAACGTTAACTCGTTCTATTAATACCACTTTTACCACTTTGCTGACTTTATTTGCCATTTTCATTTTTGGAGGCGAAACCTTAAAGTTCTTCGCTTTGGCATTAATTATTGGCTTTGCTGCTGGTGCATATTCAAGTATTTTCATTGCCAGTACGCTGTTAGCTTGGTGGCGCGAACGCATCGGCCAAGCTATTCTTAAACCGGAAATGGCTGCTGATAAACAGTAA
- the fetB gene encoding ABC transporter permease yields MNNQLITPNIVTALGLMVLAIGISAWQSLGLEFQLAMATGRTILQLLVVGYFLQAVFEINNLWVVLGVVAVMMTIAAIVARNRISKKIPFVLPVVWGSILVSTALTLGYTNLLVVQADPWYLPRYLIPLAGIILGNAMNSAALAGERLVSTINNSQVEIETHLCLGATPDQAVAQYRKEAIKAGMIPTINTMMVVGVVTLPGIITGQMLSGVAPLDAAVYQILIMFLLAFTTLITTALLTWGLCRQFFNSAGQLLKW; encoded by the coding sequence ATGAATAATCAATTAATAACTCCGAATATTGTGACTGCTTTGGGGTTAATGGTTTTGGCAATTGGGATTTCGGCATGGCAGAGTTTAGGGCTAGAATTTCAATTAGCAATGGCTACAGGACGAACAATTTTACAGTTGCTTGTGGTGGGGTATTTCCTGCAAGCAGTTTTTGAAATTAATAATCTTTGGGTAGTGTTGGGTGTCGTGGCTGTTATGATGACAATTGCGGCAATTGTAGCTCGTAATCGTATTAGTAAAAAAATTCCTTTTGTGTTGCCGGTGGTTTGGGGGTCCATTTTAGTCAGTACGGCGCTGACGTTAGGTTATACAAATTTGCTGGTTGTACAGGCAGATCCTTGGTATCTACCACGCTATTTAATTCCTTTGGCTGGCATTATTTTAGGCAATGCTATGAATAGTGCTGCGCTGGCGGGGGAACGTTTAGTTAGTACAATTAATAATAGTCAAGTTGAAATTGAAACTCATTTGTGTTTGGGTGCAACTCCCGATCAAGCTGTGGCGCAATATCGCAAAGAAGCCATAAAAGCAGGCATGATTCCCACAATTAATACAATGATGGTGGTGGGAGTTGTAACTTTACCAGGAATTATTACCGGCCAGATGTTAAGCGGTGTGGCACCCTTGGATGCGGCTGTTTATCAAATTTTAATTATGTTTTTGTTGGCTTTTACAACATTGATTACAACTGCACTTTTAACCTGGGGTTTATGCCGGCAGTTTTTTAATAGCGCCGGTCAACTTTTGAAATGGTGA